One Acidobacteriota bacterium genomic window, TCAAAATGTGCATATCGAAGGGCGATTGAAGCGACTCTATTCGATTTATCTGAAACTCAAACGTCAACACATCGATATTGATCAGGTTTATGATTTGGTCGCGATTCGGATTATCACGGAATCAATCAAAGATTGTTATGCAGCATTAGGCGTGATTCATACAGCCTGGAAACCGATTCCAAGCCGGTTTAAAGATTGGATTGCCATCCCTCGCGAAAACTTTTATCAATCCCTCCACACTTCTGTCGTCGGCGATAGCGGACAACCCTTTGAAGTGCAAATTCGCACCCAGGAAATGCATCTGATTGCCGAAGAAGGAATCGCTGCCCACTGGAAATATAAAGAAGGTCGGCGCGGCACCCATACAGATGAAGACGAGGCATTTATCTGGCTCAAGCGATTGGTTGAATGGCAACAGGAGGTCAAGGAATCCGATTCTCGTGAATTTATGGATTCTTTAAAGCTCGACCTTTATCCGAAAGAGGTTTATTGCTTTACTCCGCGTGGTAAAGTTATCGAATTGCCACGCGGGGCGACTCCGATTGATTTCGCTTTCAACATCCATACGGAAGTCGGGATGGCATGTCAGGGAGCCAAGGTAAACGGGCGCATCGTGCCCTTAAAATACAATTTAAGAAACGGCGATGTGGTTGAAATCATCACTTCGCCAACCGCGCATCCGACCCGTGACTGGGTAAACTTCGTCAAAACCACTCGCGCCCGAAATAAAATTCGTCATTATCTGGCGGAAAACGAACGCCAGACAGCGATTGACGTTGGCAGAAAAATATTTGAAAAAGAGGCGGAAAAATACAAACTCAGCCTCAAAAAACTTCTGACAAACGGCGAATTGGAACGCATCGTTCCCGAATACGGCGTGGCGCGAATCGATGATTTGCTGGCATCAATCGGTTATGGCAAAACCCTGCCCCGCAGCGTCATCGCCAAATTGTTACCACCGGAACGCGCCAAAGAGCTAGAAGAACCCAAAGGTCCAACCTTCAAACAGGTTATTAAAAGCGCCCTCGGTTTGCAGGATCGCATTACCGTAAAAGGGACAGATGACATCATGGTTTACCGTGCGCGTTGCTGTAATCCGATTCGCGGCGAACAAATCATTGGCTACATCACCAGAGGCAAAGGCGTCGCGGTTCATTCCTCACGCTGTCCCAATATGCCCAGTTTGAATGTCAATCCTGAACGGTTGATTGAAGTGGAATGG contains:
- a CDS encoding bifunctional (p)ppGpp synthetase/guanosine-3',5'-bis(diphosphate) 3'-pyrophosphohydrolase, producing the protein MIRFESIIEKVKKNHPNADEDLLRRAYLFSARQHRGQIRKSGEPYLIHPLEVANIIADLKLDPICVVTGLLHDVVEDTGTPIEEIEAYFGKEVSHLVDGLTKISKLKQASPEERQAQSIRKMLLAMVDDVRVILVKLADRLHNMRTLEHLRSDKQKRVAQETLDVYAPIAHRLGMSKVRGELEDLAFKYLEPEEYRKLKESVENRRTRLEAYLDSVKSRMTKMLKDADIQNVHIEGRLKRLYSIYLKLKRQHIDIDQVYDLVAIRIITESIKDCYAALGVIHTAWKPIPSRFKDWIAIPRENFYQSLHTSVVGDSGQPFEVQIRTQEMHLIAEEGIAAHWKYKEGRRGTHTDEDEAFIWLKRLVEWQQEVKESDSREFMDSLKLDLYPKEVYCFTPRGKVIELPRGATPIDFAFNIHTEVGMACQGAKVNGRIVPLKYNLRNGDVVEIITSPTAHPTRDWVNFVKTTRARNKIRHYLAENERQTAIDVGRKIFEKEAEKYKLSLKKLLTNGELERIVPEYGVARIDDLLASIGYGKTLPRSVIAKLLPPERAKELEEPKGPTFKQVIKSALGLQDRITVKGTDDIMVYRARCCNPIRGEQIIGYITRGKGVAVHSSRCPNMPSLNVNPERLIEVEWMKADGEKSAAYPVTVKLVTEDRPGMLADVTQAIAGIGTNIRDIHAGVDSEGRGQLVVTSEIFDVKHLERLTAVLKSVKGVINVERLDSEESAA